In Ruminiclostridium papyrosolvens DSM 2782, the following proteins share a genomic window:
- a CDS encoding HypC/HybG/HupF family hydrogenase formation chaperone has product MCLGLPAKVVSIDGNSSNVEMMGVTNKISIELLENVQVGDYVLVHAGCAIQVLDEEEALRTIDIFNEIKELGIK; this is encoded by the coding sequence ATGTGTTTGGGATTGCCTGCAAAGGTTGTAAGTATTGATGGTAACAGTAGTAATGTTGAAATGATGGGAGTAACAAATAAGATTTCTATAGAACTTTTGGAAAACGTACAGGTGGGTGACTATGTTCTTGTTCATGCAGGATGTGCCATACAGGTCCTTGACGAAGAAGAGGCACTTAGAACCATAGACATTTTCAACGAAATAAAGGAGCTGGGCATTAAATGA
- the hypD gene encoding hydrogenase formation protein HypD encodes MRNYIDEFRDSEVIGKIVQSLQGYSGRRLKIMEVCGTHTMAISRYGLRSLLPPQIELISGPGCPVCVTPTSYIDSATELADNKNVVITTFGDMMRIPGSNSTLIHKKAQGSNVQMVYSPLNAVELARENPDKEVVFLSVGFETTTPVIALSVSKAKSEGITNYSVLTANKTMPEAIKTLSGDSELLIDGFLYPGHVSAIIGTDFFSYVAYNMEKAGVVAGFEPLDILYSIKVLVDNITNGNIVLENMYSRIVSKEGNIKAQQKMYEVFEPVDSVWRGIGMIPKSGLGIVKEYEIFDAAKKFDIKQKDTPEPKGCLCGEVLKGKKRPGDCKLFKKRCTPENPVGSCMVSSEGTCAAYYKYGG; translated from the coding sequence ATGAGAAATTATATAGATGAATTCAGGGACAGCGAAGTTATTGGCAAAATAGTGCAAAGTCTTCAAGGTTACTCCGGACGCAGACTAAAGATAATGGAAGTATGCGGAACTCATACAATGGCTATTTCCAGATATGGACTCCGTTCCCTTCTACCTCCTCAGATAGAACTGATTTCCGGGCCGGGATGTCCTGTCTGCGTAACGCCTACGTCATATATTGACAGTGCGACAGAACTTGCAGATAACAAAAATGTTGTTATTACAACATTCGGGGACATGATGAGAATCCCGGGGAGTAACAGCACACTGATTCACAAAAAGGCCCAAGGCAGCAACGTCCAAATGGTATACTCTCCGCTTAACGCAGTAGAATTAGCGAGAGAGAATCCAGATAAGGAGGTTGTTTTTTTATCAGTTGGTTTTGAAACAACAACGCCTGTAATAGCACTTTCCGTATCAAAGGCAAAAAGTGAGGGTATTACGAATTATTCAGTTCTCACTGCAAATAAAACTATGCCGGAAGCAATAAAAACTCTGTCAGGGGACAGTGAATTATTGATTGATGGATTTTTATATCCGGGACATGTTTCTGCAATAATAGGTACAGACTTTTTTTCTTACGTAGCGTATAATATGGAAAAGGCAGGTGTAGTTGCAGGCTTTGAGCCGTTGGATATACTGTACTCTATCAAAGTACTGGTAGACAATATTACAAATGGAAATATCGTTTTAGAAAATATGTACTCAAGAATAGTATCAAAGGAAGGAAATATTAAGGCTCAGCAAAAAATGTATGAAGTTTTTGAGCCTGTAGATTCAGTTTGGCGTGGAATAGGAATGATTCCCAAGTCAGGTCTTGGTATTGTAAAAGAGTATGAGATATTCGATGCGGCAAAAAAGTTTGATATTAAACAAAAGGATACACCTGAGCCAAAAGGATGTTTGTGCGGGGAGGTTCTTAAAGGAAAAAAACGTCCTGGAGACTGTAAGCTTTTCAAAAAAAGATGTACTCCAGAAAACCCGGTAGGTTCTTGTATGGTTTCTTCTGAAGGAACTTGTGCCGCCTACTATAAATACGGAGGATAA
- the hypE gene encoding hydrogenase expression/formation protein HypE, with product MEKNMITIAHGSGGTATSKLIEQIFKKHFCNDILSQGDDSARLDIGDARNLVFTTDSFVVTPIFFNGGNIGKLAVCGTVNDLATSGAKPLYLSCGFIIEEGFDIEELERIVEAMGATAKECGVKIVTGDTKVVQKGAADKVFINTSGIGILPDGVNISGRNAKVGDKIIISGTIGDHGSSIFLERESIGFNANIKSDCAPLSGMVQDILSVVPEVHVLRDPTRGGVATTLNEIAVQSNVSILIREDSLPVKREVQGVCELLGMDPLYMANEGKMLCFVGEDKADTVLEALRNNKYGKDARIIGEVTEEGQPKVLLKALSGGSRIISVLAGDQLPRIC from the coding sequence ATGGAAAAAAATATGATAACCATAGCTCACGGTAGCGGTGGAACAGCTACTTCAAAGCTGATAGAGCAAATATTTAAGAAGCACTTTTGTAATGACATACTGTCACAGGGAGATGACAGCGCAAGATTAGATATAGGTGATGCAAGGAATCTGGTATTTACTACTGACAGCTTTGTTGTTACTCCAATTTTTTTTAATGGGGGAAATATAGGCAAGCTGGCAGTATGCGGCACGGTAAACGATCTGGCAACAAGCGGTGCAAAACCTCTTTATTTAAGCTGTGGTTTTATTATAGAAGAGGGTTTTGATATTGAGGAGCTGGAAAGAATAGTTGAAGCTATGGGCGCAACTGCCAAGGAATGTGGTGTCAAAATTGTTACAGGCGACACAAAGGTAGTTCAAAAGGGAGCGGCTGACAAAGTATTCATAAATACTTCAGGTATAGGCATACTCCCCGATGGAGTAAACATTTCCGGCAGAAATGCAAAAGTCGGAGACAAAATCATAATTTCAGGTACTATAGGCGACCACGGTAGCAGTATATTTCTCGAAAGGGAAAGCATAGGCTTTAATGCGAATATAAAAAGCGATTGTGCTCCTTTGTCCGGTATGGTTCAGGATATATTATCTGTTGTCCCGGAGGTTCATGTTTTGAGAGACCCTACAAGAGGAGGAGTTGCCACAACTCTGAATGAGATAGCTGTTCAGAGCAATGTTTCCATTTTGATAAGGGAAGACAGCTTGCCTGTTAAGCGTGAGGTTCAGGGAGTATGTGAGCTTTTGGGTATGGACCCATTATATATGGCTAATGAGGGAAAAATGCTCTGTTTTGTTGGTGAGGACAAGGCTGATACAGTATTAGAAGCACTTCGTAATAACAAATACGGAAAAGATGCGAGGATAATAGGAGAGGTGACTGAGGAGGGACAACCCAAGGTTCTGCTAAAGGCACTTAGCGGCGGAAGTAGAATTATCAGCGTTCTTGCAGGGGATCAGCTCCCACGTATATGCTAA
- a CDS encoding ABC transporter ATP-binding protein, translating into MIISIKDLGKVYKNGQIEVEALRNVNVNINKEEFVAIMGPSGSGKSTLMNIIGCLDKSTAGEYWLDGVNISTLNETELAKVRNHKIGFVFQSFNLLPRITALQNVELPMIYAGVGARERRKRAMLALERVGLEKRVHHKPNEMSGGQKQRVAIARSLVNSPAIILADEPTGNLDSTAGEEIMTVFQDLNREGVTIVLVTHEPDIAEHTKRVLRFKDGTLRSDEMVQNPLDARIVLSQYKEDV; encoded by the coding sequence TTGATAATATCAATAAAGGATTTGGGAAAGGTCTATAAAAACGGACAGATAGAAGTTGAGGCGCTAAGAAATGTCAATGTAAATATAAACAAGGAAGAATTTGTTGCAATAATGGGGCCGTCTGGTTCAGGAAAATCAACATTAATGAACATAATTGGATGTCTTGACAAATCTACAGCGGGGGAATACTGGCTGGATGGAGTTAATATTTCTACATTGAACGAAACTGAACTTGCAAAGGTAAGAAACCACAAAATAGGTTTTGTATTTCAATCATTCAATCTACTTCCAAGAATTACTGCATTGCAAAACGTAGAACTTCCAATGATATATGCCGGAGTAGGCGCTAGAGAAAGGCGCAAAAGAGCCATGCTGGCACTGGAGAGGGTTGGCCTTGAGAAAAGAGTGCATCACAAGCCAAACGAGATGTCCGGAGGGCAGAAGCAGAGGGTTGCAATAGCAAGATCCCTTGTTAATTCTCCTGCCATTATACTTGCCGATGAACCGACAGGAAACCTTGACAGTACGGCAGGGGAAGAAATAATGACAGTATTTCAGGATTTGAACCGTGAAGGAGTTACTATTGTGCTTGTAACTCACGAGCCGGACATTGCAGAGCATACCAAAAGAGTATTACGATTTAAAGACGGTACGCTCAGAAGTGACGAAATGGTCCAAAACCCTCTTGACGCAAGAATTGTATTAAGTCAGTACAAGGAAGATGTTTAG
- a CDS encoding Yip1 family protein, whose translation MEDNMQVSVNGAANLPQSTKMNFFKRIAGVFFWPGKVMDNLAERPRIVFPFIFLPIVQLVAVLAMIPMYKEFTRNSTAELLAKQNLEMTTEQLNKAVNLAMFWGPVGIAIGVVIAWVLGALILLGIIKIFKGQGGFKQVLSITGYSAVITTLSTVVHVIKTNITGVYDLFSYTSIAVLMPNMNGNFFYGMAKFLDVFSIWQYAVIAIGVAAVSKLPKKKAYLIVAGIFVVQLLYAGITEGRIAG comes from the coding sequence ATGGAAGACAATATGCAAGTATCCGTTAACGGAGCTGCTAATCTCCCGCAAAGCACGAAAATGAACTTTTTTAAAAGAATTGCAGGAGTGTTTTTCTGGCCGGGAAAAGTGATGGATAACCTTGCTGAAAGACCAAGAATAGTTTTTCCTTTTATTTTTCTGCCAATTGTTCAACTGGTAGCTGTGCTAGCTATGATTCCAATGTACAAAGAGTTTACCAGAAATAGTACAGCAGAATTACTTGCCAAACAAAATCTTGAAATGACAACGGAACAATTAAACAAGGCTGTAAATCTTGCAATGTTTTGGGGCCCGGTGGGGATAGCAATAGGAGTTGTAATAGCATGGGTTCTGGGAGCTTTGATTTTATTGGGGATTATTAAAATATTCAAAGGACAGGGCGGTTTTAAACAGGTACTTTCAATAACAGGGTATTCCGCTGTAATTACAACTCTTTCAACGGTGGTGCATGTAATTAAGACAAATATCACAGGTGTATACGACCTTTTCAGTTATACCAGTATAGCTGTACTAATGCCTAATATGAATGGAAACTTCTTTTATGGTATGGCGAAATTCCTGGATGTATTCAGTATATGGCAGTATGCTGTTATAGCTATAGGTGTTGCAGCAGTTAGTAAGCTGCCTAAAAAGAAGGCGTATTTGATTGTAGCCGGTATATTTGTTGTTCAATTGCTGTATGCAGGAATAACTGAAGGCAGGATAGCAGGATAA
- a CDS encoding efflux RND transporter periplasmic adaptor subunit: MKKKIIIGVSIAVVVVALITVGIVNNAGSVGSGTVFTVQTGEIKKGDVSSFISANGTVSEIEKAEVYIDNPVKVTKLYVKQNDIVKKGQKLADIDLDDLNNQLETQKLQKKSQELLLRKARSADTTISTVNNQNEIKAAENDVASKQRAYEQALKNRNEKKALYSAEAISKVELDSAESTLKDAEDMLGVAKLTLQAKKDVQNENSKTNSKTKAAQQIDIESQQVAIETTDVAIKNLENKIDKYKKSMFSTMDGIASQVNVAEGSYTMSGQPVFVVINPGKLEVKLNINEYNAKLLKSGQAVDISGDSISESEKVTGKVKSIAPMAKANTTNTGSSETVIPVVVSIDNITPSIKPGITVSCDIKTVDISNVLTVDLDMLSQDKDDSKYVFVISPDKKTMQKKKIVLGTTSDMKAEVVGGGLKEGDLVVTNLNPAYKDGARVKIKD; the protein is encoded by the coding sequence ATGAAAAAAAAGATAATTATTGGTGTGAGCATTGCAGTTGTTGTAGTGGCTCTGATCACTGTAGGTATAGTAAATAATGCAGGTTCAGTTGGTTCTGGTACTGTTTTTACAGTACAAACAGGTGAAATAAAAAAAGGTGATGTAAGTTCATTTATTTCTGCAAATGGTACAGTTTCTGAAATAGAAAAGGCTGAGGTGTACATTGATAACCCGGTAAAGGTAACTAAGCTATATGTAAAACAGAATGACATCGTTAAAAAGGGACAGAAGCTTGCAGATATTGATTTGGATGATCTGAATAATCAACTTGAGACGCAAAAGCTTCAGAAGAAAAGTCAGGAGCTGCTACTAAGAAAGGCCAGGTCAGCTGATACAACAATCAGTACTGTAAACAATCAAAATGAAATAAAAGCAGCTGAAAATGATGTTGCTTCAAAACAGAGAGCATATGAACAGGCCCTCAAAAACCGCAACGAGAAAAAGGCTTTATATAGCGCAGAAGCTATATCCAAGGTTGAACTTGACAGCGCCGAAAGTACCTTAAAAGATGCCGAGGATATGCTGGGTGTTGCAAAACTGACTCTTCAGGCAAAGAAAGATGTCCAAAACGAGAACAGCAAAACAAATAGTAAAACTAAGGCAGCACAGCAGATAGATATAGAGTCACAACAGGTAGCAATAGAAACAACCGATGTCGCAATTAAGAACCTAGAAAACAAGATTGACAAGTATAAGAAATCAATGTTCAGTACAATGGATGGAATTGCATCTCAGGTAAATGTTGCAGAGGGTTCATACACAATGTCAGGTCAGCCCGTATTTGTGGTTATCAATCCCGGAAAGCTGGAAGTTAAGCTTAATATAAATGAGTATAACGCCAAGCTTTTAAAGTCTGGACAAGCTGTGGATATAAGCGGTGATTCTATTTCCGAATCAGAAAAAGTTACGGGTAAGGTTAAGAGCATAGCCCCTATGGCAAAAGCAAATACAACTAACACCGGTTCTTCTGAAACGGTTATTCCTGTAGTTGTCAGCATTGATAATATTACGCCTTCCATAAAGCCCGGTATTACTGTAAGCTGTGATATTAAGACCGTAGATATTTCGAATGTGCTTACTGTAGATTTGGATATGCTGAGCCAGGATAAGGATGATAGCAAGTATGTATTTGTAATAAGCCCTGACAAAAAGACCATGCAGAAAAAGAAAATTGTGCTTGGAACAACTTCTGATATGAAAGCAGAAGTGGTAGGCGGCGGATTAAAGGAAGGCGATCTTGTTGTTACGAATCTAAACCCTGCATATAAGGACGGAGCCCGTGTAAAAATTAAAGATTAG
- a CDS encoding ABC transporter permease produces the protein MNLVESFKQALSSLRANKLRSVLTMIGIIMGVFSVITIVAIGNATQSYVDNQFAKIGANILIVSYKTDSLSTNDRLASDDLKAISRNVKKIKNVGTNVNRPGTIRLDNKTRNASLNGVSSQYKDIVPVDMAQGRMINEIDNSTRSNVVVIDEEFAKANFGKQNPIGQKLKVTLGSGSTLRLRVIGVTKIEETPFGGMIDNESRPVSLTVPMTTLQSYSPDSDRLNYIYISVDEKDKTTLKKIADEIIKTLENKHGNKDKYTIQFNSDFQEGLNTVLNVLSTVLLVIAVITLIVGGIGIVNILLVSVTERIREIGVRKALGARKRDIVIQFITESIILTGISGTIGIIMGILGGFVISSLVKIPPVINIQVIVLAFLGSVALGLLFGVYPAKRAADLDPIESLRYE, from the coding sequence ATGAATTTAGTTGAGAGCTTTAAACAGGCTTTATCGAGTCTTAGGGCAAACAAGCTCCGTTCCGTCCTGACAATGATAGGTATAATTATGGGTGTATTCTCGGTTATAACTATAGTAGCAATCGGAAATGCTACGCAAAGTTATGTGGACAACCAATTTGCAAAAATCGGAGCAAATATACTAATAGTATCATATAAGACAGACAGCCTGAGTACAAATGATAGGCTGGCTAGTGATGATTTAAAGGCTATAAGCAGAAATGTTAAAAAAATAAAAAATGTTGGAACAAATGTCAACCGACCAGGAACTATAAGACTTGATAACAAAACAAGAAATGCCAGTTTAAATGGTGTTTCGTCCCAGTACAAGGATATTGTACCAGTTGATATGGCACAAGGCAGAATGATAAATGAGATAGACAATTCTACAAGATCAAATGTAGTTGTGATTGATGAAGAATTTGCAAAAGCAAATTTCGGAAAACAAAATCCCATCGGTCAAAAACTAAAGGTTACCCTTGGCTCAGGAAGTACTCTGAGACTAAGAGTAATAGGAGTTACAAAAATTGAAGAAACTCCCTTCGGAGGAATGATTGATAACGAAAGCAGACCGGTAAGCCTTACTGTTCCTATGACTACGCTTCAGTCATATTCTCCTGATTCTGACCGACTGAACTACATTTATATTTCGGTAGACGAAAAGGATAAGACTACTCTGAAAAAAATTGCTGATGAAATAATAAAAACCCTTGAAAATAAGCATGGAAATAAGGACAAATATACAATACAGTTTAATTCTGATTTTCAGGAGGGCTTAAATACAGTACTGAATGTCTTATCTACAGTACTTCTGGTTATAGCTGTAATTACATTAATTGTTGGAGGTATAGGTATAGTAAATATACTTCTGGTTTCTGTTACCGAGCGTATAAGGGAGATTGGTGTAAGAAAAGCATTGGGTGCCAGAAAGCGAGATATAGTAATACAGTTTATAACAGAATCTATTATATTAACAGGAATAAGCGGTACAATCGGTATAATTATGGGAATATTAGGTGGGTTTGTAATTTCATCACTTGTAAAAATTCCACCGGTTATAAACATACAGGTAATTGTACTAGCTTTTCTGGGATCTGTTGCATTAGGACTGCTATTTGGAGTTTATCCTGCGAAACGGGCAGCAGACCTTGATCCTATAGAGTCACTGAGATATGAATAA
- the yfmF gene encoding EF-P 5-aminopentanol modification-associated protein YfmF has product MIDTHVEEKLCRLFEKNGIEVYNINSNRFKTNTINIFFQDNLNKDTVALNALFPSVLRRGCKGLPTIKDINLYLEKLYGAVFDCGIVKKGERQIIHFYFEYISDKYTNDSQRNFEKAFEFLMNIIFRPELKDGSFNEQYVQQEKNNLKMIVEGRTNDKIQYSMERCYELMCKEEPFGLYEYGTVEQIDEITNEKLYEHYKKKIASLPAEIFITGEIDEKEVAFIKEKLSLVERSIPQKLNSSIILKCVKDVREYEDKMDVNQAKLCMGLRTHVQPADNDYYALLVFNGLLGGGMHSKLFQNVREKAGLAYYVYSGLEKFKGLMVIASGIDINNKDTAQEIIMKQLEELRSGNITEYEYEATLKSIKTGIMSLKDSQLYVVDFYLSQLINGTHDTMETLVEKINRVTVDDIIKVADKIQLDTVYFLTSNTQESNK; this is encoded by the coding sequence ATGATTGATACCCATGTAGAGGAAAAGCTATGCAGGTTGTTTGAAAAGAACGGAATAGAGGTTTACAATATCAATTCAAATAGATTTAAAACAAATACAATCAATATTTTCTTTCAGGATAATTTGAACAAGGATACAGTTGCTTTAAATGCACTTTTTCCTTCGGTATTGAGAAGAGGCTGCAAAGGTCTTCCTACAATAAAAGATATTAATTTATATCTTGAAAAGCTTTACGGTGCAGTGTTTGACTGCGGTATAGTAAAAAAGGGAGAAAGACAGATAATACACTTTTATTTTGAATATATTTCAGATAAGTATACTAACGATAGCCAAAGAAATTTTGAAAAGGCATTTGAATTTCTTATGAATATCATTTTCCGACCTGAACTTAAGGACGGCTCGTTTAATGAACAGTATGTACAACAGGAAAAAAATAATCTGAAAATGATTGTTGAAGGCAGAACCAATGACAAGATTCAGTATAGTATGGAAAGATGCTATGAGCTGATGTGCAAGGAGGAACCCTTTGGTCTGTACGAATACGGTACTGTTGAGCAAATAGATGAAATAACCAATGAGAAGCTTTATGAGCATTACAAGAAGAAAATAGCATCACTTCCTGCAGAGATTTTTATAACCGGAGAAATTGATGAAAAAGAGGTTGCTTTTATAAAGGAAAAACTGTCCCTTGTGGAAAGAAGTATACCTCAAAAATTGAATTCTAGCATTATACTTAAATGCGTTAAAGATGTAAGAGAGTACGAAGACAAAATGGATGTTAATCAGGCTAAACTGTGTATGGGCTTAAGGACACATGTACAGCCTGCTGATAATGATTACTATGCACTGTTGGTATTTAACGGCTTACTGGGAGGAGGTATGCATTCAAAGCTCTTTCAGAATGTCAGAGAGAAAGCAGGACTTGCGTACTATGTATACTCCGGGTTGGAAAAGTTCAAGGGGCTGATGGTTATTGCAAGCGGTATAGATATTAATAACAAAGATACTGCTCAGGAGATAATTATGAAACAGTTGGAGGAATTGCGTTCGGGAAATATAACGGAGTATGAATATGAGGCTACCTTAAAGTCTATAAAAACAGGAATTATGTCACTAAAAGACAGTCAGCTTTATGTGGTGGATTTTTATCTGAGTCAGTTAATAAACGGCACACATGATACAATGGAAACCTTGGTAGAAAAAATAAACAGAGTAACGGTTGACGATATTATCAAGGTAGCAGATAAGATACAGTTGGATACGGTATATTTTCTGACTTCAAACACACAAGAAAGCAATAAATAA
- the yfmH gene encoding EF-P 5-aminopentanol modification-associated protein YfmH yields the protein MNFDTIEYKKYNELFYRYEHPSGLNCIVIPKKGYYKKYATFSTQYGSVDNEFIIPGENEPTKVPDGIAHFLEHKLFEQKDGSVMDKFAALGSKPNAFTSFNQTVYLFSCTDLFHENFKLLLNFVQNPYITDESVEREKKIIGQEINMYRDDPGWRVNFNLLKAIYKNHPVRYDIAGTIESISEITKETLYQCYKTFYHPSNMLITVVGDVDHIKVFEQVENCIQTSEKASEIKRIFPNESTDINKSYIEQNMPVSTPIFYMGFKDSNLDLEGAEILRYELATKLLLSMLMGKSSRLYEELYDKGLINSSFEMDFSLEKSYAYSMFGGESVNPEEVQDRITKEIKLLKKQGLDEDTFKRLLNASKGRFLRQLNSLENISRSFINLYFKGVTMFDYLEVYDKMKFDYITDVFDSHFDIKRMALSVVKQK from the coding sequence ATGAATTTTGATACCATTGAATACAAAAAGTATAACGAATTATTTTACCGGTATGAACATCCCAGTGGTTTGAATTGTATAGTAATTCCTAAAAAAGGCTACTACAAAAAGTATGCCACATTTTCTACCCAATACGGTTCTGTAGACAATGAATTTATCATACCCGGAGAAAACGAACCCACAAAAGTTCCTGATGGAATTGCCCATTTTCTTGAGCACAAGCTTTTTGAGCAAAAAGACGGAAGTGTAATGGACAAATTTGCCGCTTTAGGTTCTAAACCAAATGCATTTACAAGCTTTAACCAAACAGTTTACCTTTTTTCATGTACAGACTTGTTCCATGAAAATTTCAAACTTTTATTAAATTTTGTTCAAAACCCGTATATTACTGATGAAAGTGTTGAACGTGAAAAGAAAATAATAGGTCAGGAAATTAATATGTACCGTGACGATCCCGGGTGGAGAGTAAACTTCAACCTTTTGAAGGCAATATACAAGAACCACCCCGTAAGATATGATATAGCCGGCACTATTGAGAGTATCAGCGAAATTACAAAAGAAACCTTATATCAATGCTACAAGACCTTTTACCATCCCTCCAACATGCTGATAACAGTAGTTGGTGACGTGGATCACATTAAAGTTTTTGAACAGGTTGAGAACTGTATACAAACATCGGAAAAGGCTTCTGAAATTAAAAGAATCTTTCCAAATGAAAGCACTGATATTAACAAAAGTTATATAGAGCAAAATATGCCGGTTTCTACACCTATATTTTATATGGGATTTAAAGACAGCAATCTTGACTTAGAAGGTGCGGAAATACTCAGGTATGAGCTTGCCACAAAACTTCTGCTTTCAATGCTTATGGGTAAAAGTTCGAGACTATACGAAGAGTTGTATGACAAGGGACTTATTAATTCCAGCTTTGAAATGGATTTTTCATTGGAGAAAAGTTATGCGTATTCAATGTTTGGGGGAGAGTCTGTAAACCCGGAAGAGGTTCAGGACAGAATTACAAAAGAAATTAAGTTACTGAAAAAACAAGGCCTTGATGAGGACACCTTTAAGAGACTTCTTAACGCTTCCAAAGGAAGATTTTTAAGGCAGCTTAACTCACTTGAAAATATTTCGAGGTCATTTATTAATTTATATTTCAAGGGTGTTACAATGTTTGATTATTTAGAGGTTTATGATAAAATGAAATTTGATTATATTACAGATGTGTTTGACAGTCATTTTGATATTAAACGCATGGCATTATCTGTTGTTAAGCAGAAATAA
- the lgt gene encoding prolipoprotein diacylglyceryl transferase, protein MNSTLVSFPELGWSFNVPRVAFNIFGKPIYWYGIIIAAAFLICVLWAMKDAPKYDLVPDTIIDLMLFAAPAAIICARLYYVIFTWSDYSDNLIDILNLRKGGLAVYGGIIGAIITAYFLARYKRIPIMKLFDFTIPYVALGQAIGRWGNFFNQEAFGTNTSLPWGMTSPTITSYLTNKAESIQKTVGITVNPDLPVHPTFLYESIWNLVIFAFLMWMRKRKKFSGEIFCLYFITYSIGRAFIEGLRTDSLMLGNLRVSQFLSILLIVVFGILVIVLRNKAKNAVNEVESETAPSAYANVLKYMEEEEQAEQEQQAVESNEHSTESLQEEENTQDVQAEFVEQQEPDDSEIKPDSENSQEDKNKMTDSQ, encoded by the coding sequence ATGAATAGTACATTAGTCAGTTTTCCTGAACTTGGTTGGAGTTTTAATGTACCAAGAGTTGCTTTCAACATTTTCGGCAAACCAATATACTGGTATGGAATTATCATAGCAGCAGCTTTTTTGATATGCGTATTGTGGGCTATGAAAGATGCACCCAAATATGATCTTGTTCCTGATACAATAATAGATTTGATGCTGTTTGCAGCTCCGGCAGCTATAATATGTGCAAGGTTATATTATGTTATTTTCACCTGGTCTGATTATAGCGACAATCTTATTGATATTCTGAATCTGAGAAAAGGTGGCTTAGCTGTATACGGAGGAATAATAGGAGCTATAATTACAGCATATTTTCTTGCAAGATACAAAAGAATTCCTATCATGAAGCTTTTTGATTTTACCATACCATATGTGGCGCTGGGACAGGCGATTGGACGTTGGGGGAACTTTTTCAATCAAGAGGCATTTGGTACAAATACGAGTCTTCCATGGGGAATGACCAGCCCTACAATAACGTCTTATTTGACAAATAAGGCAGAATCAATTCAGAAAACCGTAGGTATAACTGTAAATCCGGATTTACCCGTCCATCCTACGTTTTTATATGAATCTATATGGAATCTTGTAATATTTGCATTTCTTATGTGGATGCGCAAAAGAAAGAAATTCAGCGGTGAAATATTCTGCCTTTATTTTATAACTTACAGTATAGGAAGAGCGTTTATAGAAGGTCTTAGAACAGATAGTCTGATGCTTGGAAATCTCAGGGTTTCACAGTTCTTATCTATTTTACTGATAGTTGTTTTCGGTATACTGGTAATAGTTCTGAGAAACAAAGCAAAAAATGCCGTTAATGAAGTAGAGTCCGAAACTGCACCAAGTGCATATGCAAATGTTCTTAAATACATGGAAGAAGAAGAGCAAGCAGAGCAAGAGCAACAAGCAGTTGAAAGCAATGAGCATAGCACTGAGAGTTTGCAGGAAGAAGAAAATACACAGGATGTTCAGGCAGAATTTGTTGAACAACAAGAACCTGATGATAGTGAAATTAAGCCTGACAGTGAAAATTCACAAGAAGATAAAAATAAAATGACAGACAGCCAGTAA